The nucleotide sequence GACGAATGCTTCTGTTCCCATCCCTACTGCTAACAATACGCCACCGCTGATACCTAAGATATCCACGTGCAAAATTTTGGCTAAGGCACCGATAATTACAACTGAGGCACCTATACCATAAACCATATTAAACAATTTCTTTGTTGATCTACTTCCTGCCATAAGACTTTTTTTTTATTTGTTAAATTTATTAGTTAATTTGTTTGATTTTTCTTTTAATACTATCTGTATCCTCTTGCTGATTTAGCTTGTTGTTTGTCGCTGATACCCATAAAATCTTGTACGGTACGGAACCCTATATAACTACGGGCTGAGTCTTGGTACTCATAATCACGGGTATTTACTTGTAACATAAAGGCAACGTCCTTCCAAGAACCTCCACGTATTACTTTACGGTGATTTTTGTCATCAAGTACGTTAGGATTCATAGTAGACATATATTCATATGAATTGGGGTCATATGAGGTGTTTGTCCATTCTGATACGTTACCTGCCATATTGTAAAGGTTGTAACCATTAGGTTCGTACGACTTAGCTTCTACGGTATAGAGTGCATTATCAACAGCATAGTCACCACGCATTGGTTTAAAGTTTGCAAGGAAACAAGCTCTATCATCATAGGTATAAGGACCTCCCCAAGGATAAGTACCTCCTGGCAGACCACCACGTGCTGCGTATTCCCATTCCGATTCAATTGGCAAACGGAAAGAGTTTACTGTGTAATCACCTTTTGATTTTTGATAAGAGTTTTTGTTAAGAGTACGCCATTCACAGAAGGCTTTGGCTTGAATCCAACTAACCCCTACCACAGGATAGTCGCCATAAGCTTCGTGCCAAAAATAGTCGTTGTGCATTGGCTCGTTATAAGAATAGTTGAAGTCGCGAATCCACACAGTAGTATCAGGATATACTTTCACGATTTCCTCTTTAATGAAGTCTTTACGGTTACCACGCGTACGAGCGGCTTTATCCATATCAAGCCATTGATATTTAAACTCGAACTTCTGAACGTCCATAATGCGTTTGCCATTGTAAGCTTCTTCTTCGGGCAAATACATTTTGTCCATTACTTCCGAGTAGTATTCATCTGGGAATTTATTAGTGTCCCAAATAAGTGCTACTTTCTTGTTCAATTTTCGTGCTTTTTGGTCGCCATATGTGTTTTGAAGATACTGCTGATAAGCATTCATCTTCTCGGTGTTCGCATCTAAGTATGCGTATTCACCGATACCTCCACTGCCTTGGGTCTGACCGGTTTGTTCCGCCATTTCAGCTAACTGAGTACGGATAATTGAATCGCGAACCCAATTCACGAACTGGCGATACTCACTATTTGTGATTTCGGTTTCGTCCATATAGAACGACCCCACGCTCACAGTTTTCACTGGTGCGTTAAAACTCGCAGTTTTATCATCATCGGAACTACCCATAATGAAAGAACCACTCGGAATAAGCGTCATACCGTAAGGAGCAGGCTGTTTCCAGCTCTTCCCCTTAACACCTACAAGCTCTCCTTTGCTGTCGCCACCGCCACGCTTACACGCAGCTAGTACTAATAGTACAAGTAGCATTACAAATATTCTTCTTGCCATAAACATTGTTTAAATTCACATTTAATTAGGGCGCAAACGTACGCATTTATTTTATACACACAAAATTTATTCAACAATATTTTTCAATAACCTACAAACTTTAACACTATTTTTACATTTTAACCCCTTTTACCCTTTGAAATGTAAAAAAAAAGTAAAAGAATGAGTTTACTTTTTACCCTATTTAATACTTCTTTTGTAAACACTTTTGGCTACTAAATAGTATAAAAAGCTGTGTAATATTGTTACGAAGCTATTTTCCTTTTTCCTCTCCCCTACTCTTTATTGGAGTGTTTTAATCCCCATATTCCAAAGAGTGAATGCTTGCAAATCGGCGTTTTGTTCTATAGTTTTGCTCACTGGTGTTCCTGCTCCGTGCCCTGCATTAGTCTCTATTCGTATAAGAATAGGGTTGTTGCCCGTTTGTTTTGCTTGCAATTCCGCAGCAAACTTAAAACTGTGAGCAGGTACTACTCTATCGTCGTGGTCTCCTGTTGTTATAAGGGTAGCGGGATAAGCTACTCCTTGTTTTACATTGTGTAAGGGTGAATAGGCTTTTAAGTATTCAAACATTTCTTTGCTATCATCAGATGTGCCATAATCATAAGCCCAGCCTGCTCCTGCAGTAAAAGTGTGATAACGCAACATATCGAGTACACCTACTGCGGGTAAAGCTACCTTAAACAGGTCGGGGCGTTGTAACATTGTAGCTCCTACCAAGAGTCCTCCGTTAGAGCCTCCTCTGATAGCAAGGTATTGGGGAGAGGTGTATTTCTCTTTTATAAGATATTCAGCAGCTGCTATAAAATCGTCGAATACGTTTTGCTTTTGCATCTTAGTGCCTGCATCGTGCCATTGTTTACCGTATTCCCCTCCTCCACGTAAGTTAGGAACAGCATATACCCCCCCGAGTTCCAACCACACCGCATTGGCAACACTGAATGTAGGCATCAAACTGATATTGAACCCTCCATATCCATATAATAAGGTAGGATTTTTACCGTTGAGTTTGATTCCTTTTTTATAGGTAATCATCATTGGTATTTTTGTGCCGTCTTTAGAGGTATAAAACACTTGCTTAGATTCGTAGTGAGTGGCATCAAAAGCAATAGCGGGTTTCCAATAGAGTTCAGTAGCTCCTGTTGCCAAATCCATTTTGTATATTTGGGTAGGATATGCGTAATTGGTGAAACTAAAATAGGTGTGTGTTTCATCTTTTTTAGCATAAAAACCTCCCGCACTACCTATACTGGGGAGCTTCACTTCGCGAATGAGCTTCCCTTCGTAGTCGTATTGTTTTACCTGAGAAAGAGCATCTACCATATATTTAGCAAATAAGTATTTGCCTGCGGTAGTAATACTGAGCACATTCTTGGTTTCAGGGATAACATCTTGCCAATGCTCTGGCTGTGGATTTTTAAAGTCTACTTTCACTAAGCGACCGTTAGGCGCATTGATATTGGTTTCTAAAAAGAGCGTTGTGCCTTGGTTATTTACAAATCCTGTATCTCCATCGAAGTTGTTGGTAATAGTTACCAAAGAAGATTTAGGATTTGATAAATCTTTTACAAATAGTTTATTACCTGAGGTCGCATTGGCAACCGAAATGAACAGATATTTCCCGTCATTGGATACTGTGCCCGACACATAACGATATTTCTCAGCTGGTGTACCACCAAAAATGAGCTTATCACTCTTTTGAGATGTGCCGAGTTTGTGATAATAAAGTTTGTGCTGGTCGGTTTTTGCTGATAGCTCACTGCCTTTGGGTTTGTCGTAGCTGGAATAGAAGAAGCCTTCATTGCCCTTCCACGCTATACTACTAAATTTTATATCTACTAAGGTATCACCTATTGCCTTTTTAGTTTTCGCATCGAGCACTATCCCTTTTCTCCAGTCGCTACCGCCTTCTGAAATGAGATAAGCTACTAACGAACCATCTTCGGAGAAAGCGACGTCTCCTAATGAAGTTGTTCCATCCTTAGAAAAAGTATTCGGATTTAAGAAAATTTCTTCTTTGCCTTCTTTATCTTTGCGATAGAGCACCGATTGGTTTTGTAAGCCATCGTTCTTGTAATAATAGGTATAATCGCCTTCGGTAAAAGGAGCGCTCAGTTTCTCATAATTCCAAAGTTTTTCGAGTTTCTCTTTTATTGCTTGTCGATAAGGTATTTTAGAGAGATAACCAAACGTAAAATCGTTTTGCACTTTTACCCACTGAGCGGTTTCAGCAGAACGGTCGTCTTCAAGCCAACGGTAAGGGTCAGCCACCTGAGTGCCGAAGTAAGTATCAACGGTATTATCCATACGTGTTTGAGGATAGTTCATCTTTTCGTCGTTAGTGTTGTTAGGGTTTTGGTTGCAGGCTACTAAAAGAAGTAGCGTTGCGGAGAATAAGGAATGTTTCATATTATAAATTATTAGTAATGTCTTTTAAAAATATAGGTTCGCTTTTATCTATAAAAAAGGGTGCCTAAAAATATTGCTATTTTTAAAACACCCCATATTCTTAATTCAGTTATAAATTTCTCAGCTTAGAAGAACAAAGCTACTCCAATACCAACACCGAAAGTACCTTGTTGAGCTTTAAATTTGTTTGCTTGCTTATTCTTTAAAGAAAAATGGTCATAACCTACATAACCTGTAAGAGCAGCTCCATTATTTACAAAGTAAGCAATACCTGCTTTACCTCCTACTACTAAACCATTCCATTTATTAGCGTCACTTGTTGAGCCTTTTTCAGATTTGTGAGCATATCCTACTTTAGCTCCTACAAAAGGTGCCAATTTTCCTCCGATAGGAAAATAATAGTGTGCAGTAGGAGCAACAGTAAAGGTGTTCTCTGCTCCATCTTCACCTTTTGTTTTTTTACTTTCATAGCCTAATCCCAAACCTACTGCCAAATTATCAATCACAAAGTAGTTTAAGTTTGGAGTAATTTTAAATGTAGAAACTGTTGTTTCTCCTGTTTTAGTTCCATCATTTCTAACAGTTGTTTTTTGAGATTCAAATGAAAGAGCCAAGTCAGAGCCTACCATCCAGTTTCCTTTTTCAGTTTGTGCGTATGTAGCGCTTGCAAAAGCAACTGCTACGATTAATAAAAATTTTTTCATACAATTCTATATTTTTATTGTTATTAATAAGGCAAAGGTACTACTTATTTTCGAATGTGCAAATTTTTTTAAAGAAATTTTTCGCTTTGTTTTATCTTTTAGAATGTTTATACCATAACGTCTGTTCAATATGTAATTCTAATTATTAATCTCGTTTGCGGTATATACTTTGCCAAAGTTAATCGTCCGCCGTGCTACGGCTACCCGTGTGTCCACCCCTGTCCAAGAAGTCTAACCTGCAAAACGAGTGACATTAGTAGATAGTAGCACTATAAACTCTATTAATATTCAATTATAATTTAATTAACCTTTATTGTAGACCCACTGTAGACCCACTGTAGAGCCACTGTAGACCCACTGTAGAGCCACTGCGGTTCCGTCTAAAGTTTATTTAACACCCGTTCAAAATCTATAACACTGATTTACAATTACGTTTGTATCATAATCTGTGTAAATCCAGTAACGAAGTTGCCCATCCGTGTCCATCACATTTGTCAATTGTCAATTATCAATTGAACTATCCGTGAAATCCGTGAAATCTGTGCGAGACATTTAAAACAGCAAAGCTGTTTATTTATTTGTTTGATTTTCTAAAGATTTGTAAGATTTCTGTAGCGTAAGCTACACCTTTATTACATCCAAACCACCTTAATTAACACCTATTCAAAATCTACAACACCGATTTACAATTACGTTTGTATCATAATCTGTGTAAATCCAGTAACGAAGTTGCCCATCCGTGTCCATCACATTTGTCAATTGTCAATTATCAATTGAACTATCCGTGAAATCCGTGAAATCTGTGCGAGACATTTAAAACAGCAAAGCTGTTTATTTATTTGTTTGATTTTCTAAAGATTTGTAAGATTTCTGTAGCGTAAGCTACACCTTTATTACATCCAAACCACCTTAATTAACACCTATTCAAAATCTACAACACCGATTTACAATTACGTTTGTATTACAATCCTTGTAAATCCAGCAACGAAGTTCCCCATCCGTGCCCATCACATTTGTCAATTATCAATTATCAATTGTCAATTGAAAGACTTTCTGTAGCGTAAGCTACATTTTTATTATATCAACTAAAAAAGGGGTGTCTTAAAAAATATCACTACTTTTTAAAACACCCCATACTTATATAATTATGAAGGATTTCCTGCTTAGAAGAACAAAGCTACTCCTATACCTACACCCAAAACACCCTCTTTTGCTTTGCGTTTACTGTTATCTGTATTTTTTAAAGAAAAATGGTCATACTCTGCATAGGCTGTAAGAGCAGCACCTCGATTTACAAAGTAAGCCAAGCCTGCTTTACCTCCTACTACTAAACCATTCCACTCACCATTAGTGCCCGGTTGGTTTTCTCTGCTTGCAAAACCTATTTTTGCTCCCACAAAAGGTGCTAAACTTCCACCTGTAGGAAAATAGTAATGCACATTAGGGGCAATTGTAAGGGTATTCGATTTGTATTCCCAATTATCTCCCCTTTTATCTTTTGAATGTTCATAACTCACTCCTAAACCTACTGCTAAATTATGAACCACAAAGTAATTAAAGTTAGGTGTGATTTTAAAAGTAGTTACTGTTTGATCTAATTCTGTAACTTGGTCATTTTTCACTACTAAGTTTTTAGATTGAAATGAAAGACCCAAATCGGCACCTACCATCCAGCTTCCTTTTCCAGTTTGTGCGTAGGTAACAGTTGCAAAAACAACGGCTACTACTAATAAAATTCTTTTCATACTATTCATTTTTTGTTTTTAATTAAGGCAAAGATACAAAATAATTACGAATTACAAAATACGAATTACAAAAAAATGCTTTTTCACTTTTCACTTAATGGCAAAAAGCTACCATATCTAATTCGTTTTCAAGACAAAAATCGATGTTCTCTTTTAGTCCCATAATATGTTCATAACTATAGCCTTTGTCTCTTCTTCC is from Capnocytophaga ochracea DSM 7271 and encodes:
- the porK gene encoding T9SS ring complex lipoprotein PorK/GldK → MFMARRIFVMLLVLLVLAACKRGGGDSKGELVGVKGKSWKQPAPYGMTLIPSGSFIMGSSDDDKTASFNAPVKTVSVGSFYMDETEITNSEYRQFVNWVRDSIIRTQLAEMAEQTGQTQGSGGIGEYAYLDANTEKMNAYQQYLQNTYGDQKARKLNKKVALIWDTNKFPDEYYSEVMDKMYLPEEEAYNGKRIMDVQKFEFKYQWLDMDKAARTRGNRKDFIKEEIVKVYPDTTVWIRDFNYSYNEPMHNDYFWHEAYGDYPVVGVSWIQAKAFCEWRTLNKNSYQKSKGDYTVNSFRLPIESEWEYAARGGLPGGTYPWGGPYTYDDRACFLANFKPMRGDYAVDNALYTVEAKSYEPNGYNLYNMAGNVSEWTNTSYDPNSYEYMSTMNPNVLDDKNHRKVIRGGSWKDVAFMLQVNTRDYEYQDSARSYIGFRTVQDFMGISDKQQAKSARGYR
- a CDS encoding outer membrane beta-barrel protein, translating into MKRILLVVAVVFATVTYAQTGKGSWMVGADLGLSFQSKNLVVKNDQVTELDQTVTTFKITPNFNYFVVHNLAVGLGVSYEHSKDKRGDNWEYKSNTLTIAPNVHYYFPTGGSLAPFVGAKIGFASRENQPGTNGEWNGLVVGGKAGLAYFVNRGAALTAYAEYDHFSLKNTDNSKRKAKEGVLGVGIGVALFF
- a CDS encoding outer membrane beta-barrel protein is translated as MKKFLLIVAVAFASATYAQTEKGNWMVGSDLALSFESQKTTVRNDGTKTGETTVSTFKITPNLNYFVIDNLAVGLGLGYESKKTKGEDGAENTFTVAPTAHYYFPIGGKLAPFVGAKVGYAHKSEKGSTSDANKWNGLVVGGKAGIAYFVNNGAALTGYVGYDHFSLKNKQANKFKAQQGTFGVGIGVALFF
- a CDS encoding prolyl oligopeptidase family serine peptidase is translated as MKHSLFSATLLLLVACNQNPNNTNDEKMNYPQTRMDNTVDTYFGTQVADPYRWLEDDRSAETAQWVKVQNDFTFGYLSKIPYRQAIKEKLEKLWNYEKLSAPFTEGDYTYYYKNDGLQNQSVLYRKDKEGKEEIFLNPNTFSKDGTTSLGDVAFSEDGSLVAYLISEGGSDWRKGIVLDAKTKKAIGDTLVDIKFSSIAWKGNEGFFYSSYDKPKGSELSAKTDQHKLYYHKLGTSQKSDKLIFGGTPAEKYRYVSGTVSNDGKYLFISVANATSGNKLFVKDLSNPKSSLVTITNNFDGDTGFVNNQGTTLFLETNINAPNGRLVKVDFKNPQPEHWQDVIPETKNVLSITTAGKYLFAKYMVDALSQVKQYDYEGKLIREVKLPSIGSAGGFYAKKDETHTYFSFTNYAYPTQIYKMDLATGATELYWKPAIAFDATHYESKQVFYTSKDGTKIPMMITYKKGIKLNGKNPTLLYGYGGFNISLMPTFSVANAVWLELGGVYAVPNLRGGGEYGKQWHDAGTKMQKQNVFDDFIAAAEYLIKEKYTSPQYLAIRGGSNGGLLVGATMLQRPDLFKVALPAVGVLDMLRYHTFTAGAGWAYDYGTSDDSKEMFEYLKAYSPLHNVKQGVAYPATLITTGDHDDRVVPAHSFKFAAELQAKQTGNNPILIRIETNAGHGAGTPVSKTIEQNADLQAFTLWNMGIKTLQ